A genome region from Coraliomargarita parva includes the following:
- a CDS encoding transposase, translated as MRRLKVSGCEAVYHCMTRTVNGESLFGEVEKEVLRKMLHQVADFCGVQVLTYCIMGNHFHVLLRVPDGESVGDAELMRRYRVLYPRPTKYQAASAVEMARQLAAGGEEAEAIRSKLLARMGDVSEYMKTVKQRFSVWFNRRHGRYGTLWSERFKSVLVEGKGNPLQTMAAYIDLNPVRAGLVSDPKDYRFCGYAEAVAGQVAARRGLQFVWSGYVREAADALSQHRMLLFGKGSVPAKGVCIPREQAVQVLEQEQGKLPKASVLRCRVRYFTDGAILGSQDFVQGFAEAWQAQKRRKYPPRALALEGADWGDLAVINPLRRQVFS; from the coding sequence ATGCGTCGATTGAAGGTGAGTGGTTGTGAGGCGGTGTACCACTGTATGACGCGCACGGTGAACGGTGAGAGTTTGTTTGGTGAGGTGGAGAAGGAGGTGCTGCGTAAGATGCTGCACCAGGTGGCTGATTTCTGCGGGGTGCAGGTGCTAACTTACTGCATCATGGGCAACCACTTCCATGTGTTGCTGCGTGTGCCGGATGGAGAGTCGGTGGGGGATGCGGAGCTGATGCGGCGGTATCGTGTGCTGTACCCGCGTCCGACGAAGTACCAGGCGGCCTCGGCGGTGGAGATGGCGCGGCAGCTGGCGGCGGGGGGCGAGGAGGCTGAGGCGATCCGTTCGAAGCTGCTGGCGCGGATGGGGGACGTTTCGGAGTACATGAAGACGGTGAAGCAGCGGTTCTCGGTGTGGTTCAACCGCCGGCACGGCCGCTACGGGACCTTGTGGTCGGAGCGCTTCAAGAGCGTGCTGGTGGAGGGAAAAGGCAATCCGCTGCAGACGATGGCGGCGTATATCGATTTGAATCCGGTGCGTGCCGGCCTGGTCTCGGATCCGAAGGACTACCGCTTCTGCGGGTATGCCGAGGCGGTGGCCGGTCAGGTGGCTGCGCGGCGGGGCCTGCAGTTTGTCTGGTCGGGCTACGTGCGGGAGGCGGCGGATGCGCTGAGCCAGCACCGGATGCTGCTCTTCGGCAAGGGCAGTGTGCCGGCCAAGGGGGTGTGCATTCCCCGGGAGCAGGCAGTCCAGGTACTGGAACAGGAGCAGGGCAAGCTGCCGAAGGCCTCGGTGCTGCGCTGCCGGGTGCGCTACTTTACTGACGGGGCCATCCTGGGCTCGCAGGACTTCGTGCAGGGCTTTGCCGAGGCCTGGCAGGCCCAAAAACGCAGGAAATACCCGCCCAGGGCACTCGCTCTGGAGGGGGCGGACTGGGGCGACCTTGCCGTGATCAATCCGCTACGCAGGCAGGTGTTCAGTTAG
- a CDS encoding Fur family transcriptional regulator: MEQNTANIDSVRETFKEFLTSKGLRVTNQRLAIFDAAYSHADHFTAEDLLERAREIDDSVSRATVYRALPILTESSLIREVDVGRDYKFYMANKNATTFQAQVICLDCEKIFEIDAPFMEWYGKTVADKLSLNVESQRLQVTARCNELREAGICERGGISKG, encoded by the coding sequence ATGGAGCAGAATACAGCCAATATCGATAGCGTCCGCGAAACATTCAAAGAGTTCCTGACCAGCAAGGGTTTACGTGTTACAAACCAGCGGCTGGCGATTTTTGACGCGGCTTATTCCCATGCGGATCATTTCACGGCTGAGGATCTTTTGGAGCGTGCACGCGAAATTGATGACTCAGTTTCGAGGGCGACTGTCTATCGTGCCTTGCCCATCCTGACTGAAAGCAGCCTGATTCGTGAGGTCGACGTTGGCCGGGACTACAAGTTCTATATGGCAAATAAGAATGCCACCACCTTCCAGGCGCAGGTGATTTGTCTCGATTGTGAGAAAATTTTCGAAATCGATGCCCCCTTTATGGAATGGTACGGTAAAACAGTCGCGGATAAGCTGTCGCTGAATGTGGAGAGCCAGCGCCTGCAGGTCACAGCTCGTTGTAATGAGCTGCGCGAAGCCGGAATTTGCGAACGGGGCGGTATTTCCAAAGGCTGA
- a CDS encoding 2Fe-2S iron-sulfur cluster-binding protein, with amino-acid sequence MPKIIFKKSGVEAEWTGDDESILELAEANDLDLDYGCRMGNCTACQQTILSGEVEYPNGHTGEPEPGNALLCCCMPKGDSDVEVDA; translated from the coding sequence ATGCCCAAAATCATTTTTAAGAAGTCAGGCGTCGAAGCCGAATGGACCGGTGACGACGAAAGCATCCTTGAACTGGCCGAAGCCAATGACTTGGACTTGGACTACGGCTGCCGGATGGGGAATTGCACAGCATGCCAGCAGACCATCCTCTCCGGTGAAGTCGAGTACCCGAACGGACACACCGGCGAACCGGAGCCGGGCAACGCCCTCCTTTGCTGCTGCATGCCGAAAGGTGACAGCGACGTCGAGGTCGACGCCTAG
- the rplU gene encoding 50S ribosomal protein L21, giving the protein MKATIQTQGRQFTVTEGDILKVNSYPETQAGDTIDINAVLMVGEGADTRFGTPYVEGASVKATVLENKKEKKVIIFKKKRRQGYRVRRGHRQHISVIKIDSISA; this is encoded by the coding sequence ATGAAAGCCACAATCCAAACTCAAGGCCGCCAATTTACCGTCACAGAAGGTGATATCCTCAAGGTGAACTCCTACCCGGAAACCCAGGCAGGCGATACCATCGATATCAACGCAGTTCTGATGGTCGGTGAAGGTGCGGACACACGCTTCGGCACCCCTTATGTTGAGGGTGCTTCCGTCAAAGCTACTGTTCTTGAAAACAAGAAGGAGAAGAAGGTGATCATCTTCAAGAAGAAGCGTCGCCAAGGTTACCGTGTACGTCGCGGCCACCGTCAGCACATCTCCGTGATCAAGATTGACTCCATCAGCGCCTAA
- a CDS encoding 23S rRNA (pseudouridine(1915)-N(3))-methyltransferase RlmH, giving the protein MFRYTIIAIGKMKNRSLAALCDDFAKRLKRPGNFELLELKDGDVQTEGQRILEALDKRRDARVYVMAEEGKTRTSAVLAKELFDLQGQPAVFVIGGAYGLSPEVKARADVLFSLSPLTFTHEIARMLLCEQLYRAVSINSGSKYHHE; this is encoded by the coding sequence ATGTTTCGCTATACCATTATTGCGATCGGCAAGATGAAGAACCGCTCCCTCGCGGCGCTGTGCGACGATTTCGCCAAGCGCTTGAAGCGGCCCGGCAATTTCGAGCTTCTGGAATTAAAGGACGGCGACGTGCAAACGGAAGGTCAGCGTATCCTTGAGGCCCTCGACAAGCGGCGGGATGCTCGGGTTTACGTCATGGCCGAGGAGGGGAAGACCAGGACCTCAGCGGTGCTGGCCAAGGAACTGTTCGATCTACAGGGCCAGCCGGCGGTCTTTGTCATCGGGGGCGCTTATGGCCTCAGTCCGGAGGTCAAGGCGCGGGCGGATGTCCTTTTTTCGCTCTCGCCCCTGACTTTTACGCATGAAATTGCCCGCATGCTGTTGTGCGAGCAACTCTACCGTGCGGTGTCCATTAACAGTGGGTCGAAGTACCACCACGAGTGA
- the priA gene encoding replication restart helicase PriA, with amino-acid sequence MPKAKAQRDTAVVEVVPLSGFDADLAYAVPPICVEQMRPGLLVRIPLRRRSELGVVTRLGTDQVVPPGKLKMLYEIVQPHPVLPADMLQLFRWAMRYYSATPESMLEAMIPSAIRKGMRPKTRRYLAIGEAPDAEAWQELERRAPKQAELLRFIQQQFKPLPRATVLNRLKISASACEALVAKGYLQESDTEEARVAYDDDISDSPEVVGHALRPTLTPEQAQAVEAINGAIDLDTFSVRLLHGVTGSGKTEVYLNAIEKVVATGGGVIFLVPEVALAPQTVGRVRSRLEARGVHTTVWHSHLSDGERYDAWNALASGEAHVVVGARSAVFAPVQNLKLIIVDEEHEPSYKQEEAPRYHGRDVAVYRAMINQAVCVLGSATPSLESLYNVERGKYAVDRILKRVDDRQLPRLHLVDMRREALQGKGPSPISRLLMDKMVDRFEKKEQSILFLNRRGYSTSMLCPECGYVAECEHCSIPMTFHRTDKTLRCHLCGEMHPAPHRCPKCKAPDIRWRGQGTQKIEDIVQKILPRARIVRMDADSMSKKNLYRKILNDFRIGKIDLLVGTQMIAKGLDFPNVTLVGLVDADMSLHVEDFRAAERTFQLIVQVSGRAGRGDRAGEVVIQTSTPHAPPIQFARQSDFDGFQLEELEQRREFNYPPFRHLIRHLFRGRNPEKIEFYMEQWLKVLEKELGDQIEIRGPAPAPIEKIRDEYRFQLWYFAPSASRVIESIAKLRKSFPLDKEVIDLLDVDPMQMS; translated from the coding sequence ATGCCCAAAGCTAAGGCACAGCGCGATACCGCCGTGGTGGAGGTGGTCCCGCTTTCCGGATTTGATGCGGATCTGGCTTATGCGGTGCCGCCGATTTGTGTGGAACAGATGCGACCGGGCCTGCTCGTGCGCATACCCCTGCGGCGGCGTAGTGAGTTGGGCGTGGTCACGCGTCTCGGAACCGATCAGGTTGTTCCTCCTGGCAAGTTGAAGATGTTGTACGAGATCGTGCAACCGCATCCCGTCCTGCCTGCAGATATGCTCCAGCTCTTTCGTTGGGCGATGCGGTACTATTCGGCGACGCCCGAATCCATGCTTGAGGCCATGATTCCTTCGGCGATCCGGAAAGGGATGCGTCCGAAAACCCGGCGTTATCTTGCCATAGGCGAGGCGCCGGATGCCGAGGCATGGCAGGAATTGGAGCGTCGGGCTCCCAAGCAGGCCGAGCTCCTGCGTTTCATCCAGCAACAGTTCAAGCCGCTGCCGCGCGCAACCGTATTAAACAGGCTCAAGATCAGCGCGTCTGCCTGTGAGGCACTTGTGGCGAAGGGCTATTTGCAGGAGAGTGATACAGAGGAGGCAAGGGTGGCCTACGATGATGATATCAGCGATTCCCCGGAAGTAGTTGGACATGCCTTAAGGCCGACTCTAACCCCCGAACAAGCGCAGGCGGTGGAAGCGATCAATGGCGCAATCGATCTCGATACATTCAGTGTACGTCTTCTTCATGGTGTCACCGGGTCCGGTAAGACCGAAGTGTATTTGAACGCCATCGAGAAGGTGGTCGCGACGGGGGGCGGTGTGATCTTTCTCGTCCCCGAGGTGGCTCTGGCGCCGCAGACTGTGGGGCGGGTACGTTCCCGTCTGGAAGCGCGGGGCGTCCATACTACGGTGTGGCACAGTCATTTGTCGGATGGGGAACGCTACGATGCCTGGAATGCCTTGGCCAGTGGCGAGGCGCATGTCGTTGTGGGGGCCCGTTCGGCGGTATTTGCCCCCGTCCAGAACCTGAAGCTGATCATTGTCGATGAGGAGCACGAGCCATCCTACAAGCAGGAGGAGGCGCCCCGCTATCATGGCCGCGATGTGGCGGTCTATCGTGCCATGATCAATCAGGCGGTTTGTGTCTTGGGTTCGGCTACGCCCTCATTGGAGTCACTCTATAATGTGGAGCGCGGCAAGTATGCGGTGGACCGGATTTTGAAGCGGGTGGACGACCGGCAACTGCCCCGCCTGCATCTTGTCGATATGCGACGTGAGGCCCTTCAAGGGAAAGGCCCGTCTCCGATTTCCCGGCTCTTGATGGACAAAATGGTCGATCGCTTTGAGAAGAAGGAGCAGAGCATACTTTTCCTCAATCGGCGGGGGTATTCGACCAGCATGCTCTGCCCGGAATGTGGCTATGTGGCGGAGTGCGAGCATTGCAGCATCCCGATGACCTTCCACCGAACGGATAAAACCCTCCGTTGTCATCTTTGTGGCGAGATGCACCCCGCTCCGCATCGTTGTCCGAAATGCAAGGCACCGGACATTCGTTGGAGGGGGCAGGGCACCCAGAAAATCGAGGACATTGTTCAGAAGATACTCCCGCGAGCCCGGATTGTCCGGATGGATGCCGATTCCATGTCGAAAAAGAATCTCTACCGGAAAATCCTCAACGATTTCCGGATCGGCAAAATTGACCTCTTGGTCGGGACGCAGATGATCGCCAAGGGCCTCGACTTTCCAAATGTTACCTTGGTGGGCTTGGTCGATGCCGATATGTCGCTGCATGTTGAAGACTTTAGGGCCGCCGAACGTACCTTTCAGTTGATCGTGCAAGTCTCTGGCCGTGCCGGGCGCGGCGACCGGGCCGGGGAGGTGGTCATTCAAACCAGTACCCCACACGCGCCGCCCATCCAGTTTGCCCGCCAATCTGACTTCGATGGCTTTCAACTGGAGGAGCTCGAGCAAAGGCGGGAGTTCAATTATCCTCCCTTTCGCCACCTGATCCGTCACCTCTTCCGCGGTCGAAACCCCGAAAAGATCGAGTTTTATATGGAGCAGTGGCTCAAAGTGCTGGAAAAAGAATTGGGGGATCAAATTGAAATTCGGGGCCCCGCACCCGCACCCATCGAGAAAATCCGGGATGAATACCGCTTCCAGCTCTGGTATTTCGCACCCAGCGCCAGCCGCGTCATCGAATCCATCGCCAAACTCCGCAAATCCTTCCCCCTCGACAAAGAAGTCATCGACCTCCTCGACGTCGACCCCATGCAAATGAGCTGA
- a CDS encoding phospholipase D-like domain-containing protein: MIEWLQTHVLDHLPFWMNTSLTFLITNVTTVLGFVMALVILRRVISKKRSPQNFFAWLFFILLFPILAVPLYFMFGGRKSRKMAETKRLITKKAHELTGKTDDALGWDALQIPEEGVTTGNHFELLPDGESAFHRICQEIEAAEHTIHIATYILSDDATGRAIMDLLEEKAEQGVTVRLLLDSLGCWNQTRRARYRLRKAGVQVEMFMPVLPLQTHTSSNLRNHRKIAIFDNYRAITGGQNLDNRFLGATPDPERFTDFSVVTQGPAVAELTRTFLSDWSFAAKEAPSQYKDLLAYVPEEAGDSTIGIIASGPDMDKDTLWEQILRMIQEFRQQLTIITPYFIPDDVLFQSLIVKARTGRNIRLILPLRSNHRMTDIARYHFLRQLDQAGVEILFYTPRMLHGKLILADGRVGLVGSANIDMRSLFVNFEIALLHYSPADIREMEAWAAEITEHSIPFKQAVSDQNFMPTKITEDVVHLIAPLL; the protein is encoded by the coding sequence ATGATCGAGTGGCTGCAAACCCATGTGCTGGACCATCTTCCGTTCTGGATGAATACCAGCCTGACGTTTCTCATAACGAATGTGACCACGGTTCTCGGCTTCGTCATGGCGCTGGTCATTCTCCGTCGGGTCATTTCGAAAAAGCGCAGTCCCCAAAACTTCTTTGCCTGGCTCTTTTTCATCCTCCTCTTCCCAATTTTGGCGGTGCCGCTTTATTTCATGTTCGGCGGCCGCAAGAGCCGGAAAATGGCCGAGACGAAGCGTTTGATTACGAAAAAAGCCCACGAGCTGACCGGTAAAACCGATGATGCCCTCGGCTGGGATGCGCTGCAGATTCCCGAAGAGGGGGTCACCACCGGCAACCATTTCGAACTGTTGCCCGACGGGGAAAGCGCGTTTCACCGGATCTGCCAGGAGATCGAGGCCGCCGAGCATACCATTCATATCGCCACCTACATCTTAAGCGATGACGCCACCGGCCGCGCGATCATGGACCTACTGGAAGAAAAGGCGGAACAAGGCGTCACCGTCCGGCTCCTACTCGACTCGCTCGGCTGTTGGAACCAGACGCGGCGCGCCCGCTACCGGCTACGCAAAGCCGGCGTACAGGTCGAAATGTTCATGCCAGTCCTGCCGCTGCAGACACATACCTCCTCGAACCTGAGAAACCACCGGAAAATCGCTATTTTCGACAACTACCGCGCGATCACGGGCGGCCAAAATCTGGACAACCGCTTTCTCGGAGCCACGCCGGATCCGGAGCGTTTCACCGATTTCAGCGTGGTCACGCAAGGGCCGGCCGTCGCGGAACTCACACGGACGTTCCTATCAGACTGGAGCTTTGCGGCCAAGGAGGCACCGAGCCAGTACAAGGACCTGCTGGCCTATGTGCCGGAAGAAGCCGGCGACAGCACGATCGGAATCATCGCCAGCGGACCGGACATGGACAAGGACACGCTCTGGGAGCAGATCCTGCGCATGATCCAGGAGTTCCGCCAGCAGCTCACGATCATCACGCCCTACTTCATTCCGGACGATGTGCTTTTTCAGTCCCTCATCGTCAAAGCCCGGACCGGTCGTAATATCCGCCTAATCCTGCCCCTGCGCTCCAACCACCGGATGACCGACATCGCCCGCTACCATTTCCTCAGGCAACTGGATCAGGCCGGCGTGGAAATCCTCTTTTACACGCCACGTATGCTGCACGGGAAACTCATCCTCGCGGATGGCAGGGTGGGCCTTGTCGGCTCGGCCAACATCGACATGCGCTCGCTCTTCGTAAATTTCGAGATCGCCCTGCTGCACTACAGCCCGGCCGACATCCGCGAAATGGAAGCATGGGCCGCGGAAATCACCGAACACTCGATCCCCTTCAAACAGGCCGTCAGCGACCAGAACTTCATGCCCACGAAGATCACCGAGGATGTCGTGCACCTGATCGCCCCGCTTCTTTGA
- a CDS encoding endonuclease/exonuclease/phosphatase family protein, whose protein sequence is MTLNIAHGRGLSTYQGFHGAKGIERNLQRIINLLEKTQPDVVAFQEVDEDSHWNRRIHLLDYIKEGAGYAHSYLGVHNRRAGPLPLAYGNGLLSRLAIEHAEHEAFGQASLGEKGFCYTELSLASGHLPVVNLHLDFRSRRRRIEQVERLIGYLEARHAQKGGEHYFSPLICGDFNSRSGKPGDAVRHLFSYLEGHCAYQLLPTSGRTFPSILPIHGLDFIFVPPTYEVSRCEVLRSFVSDHRPVLVDLKIRD, encoded by the coding sequence ATGACCCTCAACATTGCCCATGGTCGTGGTTTGTCCACGTATCAGGGCTTTCATGGTGCGAAGGGGATCGAACGGAATCTCCAGCGCATTATCAATTTGTTGGAGAAGACCCAGCCGGACGTGGTGGCCTTTCAGGAGGTCGACGAGGACTCGCATTGGAACCGGCGGATTCATCTGCTCGACTACATCAAGGAGGGGGCGGGGTATGCCCACAGTTATCTGGGGGTCCACAATCGGCGGGCCGGCCCTTTACCTTTGGCTTATGGAAACGGTCTCTTGTCGCGTCTCGCGATCGAACATGCCGAACATGAGGCTTTCGGTCAGGCCTCGCTCGGTGAAAAAGGCTTTTGCTACACGGAGCTGAGTTTGGCTTCGGGGCACCTGCCTGTCGTGAACCTACACCTTGATTTTCGCTCCCGTCGCCGCCGGATCGAGCAGGTGGAGCGGCTGATCGGCTATTTGGAAGCCAGGCACGCGCAGAAGGGTGGGGAGCATTACTTCTCACCCTTGATCTGCGGTGATTTCAATAGCCGTTCCGGGAAGCCGGGGGATGCGGTTCGGCACCTCTTCTCCTATCTGGAAGGGCATTGCGCGTACCAGCTATTGCCGACTTCGGGGCGTACCTTCCCTTCGATTCTGCCGATTCATGGCTTGGACTTTATTTTTGTGCCGCCGACTTATGAAGTGTCGCGCTGCGAGGTGCTTCGTTCATTCGTCAGTGACCACCGCCCGGTGCTGGTGGATTTGAAAATCCGGGACTAG
- a CDS encoding ABC transporter ATP-binding protein, whose amino-acid sequence MQPNQLLGLHQKTLKGYIWSQRRYLRYYLFWRIVSVLVITPFPILTQWIVDIAIQNQDMEALMLFGGMFVALLALHYLAMHLAVKDISPRSQEILRRLRGRLFHKLNFMHFGFLDSTQTGRLLSKYAFDTNNIEMVMVMTVANIIPELLRSVLLIIALSVINIWLLLIVLISLPIFAFVRLHYIKLLESTNHDVRVAREKMTGQASEFISAIKLVRGYGQEQEAKRQLGELSDAYSYSRESQMNINQQMGYVNFTIVTGLTIFATVFCGWLVIVGKMTVGEMMALLGALTVCLQPVNIITQFSMQYMQGAESYRSIKELIDSGYVEKWQGKEIIDPFRGEVAFDSVTFSYDEEKDPVIRDFSIKIQSGEHVAFVGPSGSGKSTLVSLMLGFYAPTIGEIRVDGVPQEQLAIRVFRQTCAIVMQDNLLLSGSLLDNIRFGKPNATMDEVFEAAKNANALEFIEQLPEGFQTKVGERGVSLSGGQRQRIAIARALLRDPKILILDEATSALDYESEKTVQEAIDRLAKGRTTITIAHRLSTIRAADRIVVLQNGSIVSQGSWDELAEQEGAFKDLLDAQS is encoded by the coding sequence ATGCAACCCAATCAATTGCTCGGTCTTCACCAAAAGACCCTGAAGGGCTATATCTGGAGCCAGCGTAGATACCTACGCTACTACTTGTTTTGGCGGATTGTCAGTGTCTTGGTGATTACGCCATTTCCTATTCTGACTCAGTGGATAGTCGATATCGCGATCCAGAATCAGGACATGGAAGCCTTGATGCTCTTTGGCGGAATGTTTGTTGCCTTGCTGGCCTTGCACTACTTGGCGATGCATCTGGCGGTGAAGGATATTTCGCCGCGTTCCCAGGAGATTCTGCGCCGTTTGCGCGGACGCTTGTTTCATAAGCTGAACTTTATGCATTTTGGCTTCCTCGACAGCACGCAGACGGGCCGCTTGTTGTCTAAGTATGCTTTCGATACGAATAATATCGAAATGGTCATGGTCATGACTGTGGCGAATATCATTCCGGAACTCTTACGCTCGGTGCTCCTGATCATAGCACTTTCAGTGATCAATATTTGGCTCTTGTTGATCGTTCTCATCAGTTTGCCGATCTTCGCTTTCGTTCGGCTGCATTACATTAAATTGCTTGAATCGACGAACCATGACGTGCGTGTGGCTCGAGAGAAAATGACAGGCCAGGCCAGCGAGTTTATTTCGGCGATCAAGTTGGTCCGTGGTTATGGCCAGGAGCAGGAAGCCAAACGTCAGTTGGGTGAATTGAGCGACGCTTATAGCTATTCACGTGAGTCGCAAATGAACATCAACCAGCAGATGGGCTACGTGAACTTTACGATCGTGACGGGCCTGACTATTTTTGCGACGGTTTTCTGCGGATGGTTGGTGATTGTGGGTAAGATGACCGTGGGTGAGATGATGGCCTTGCTCGGTGCGTTGACGGTCTGCTTGCAGCCAGTAAATATTATTACCCAGTTCAGCATGCAATACATGCAGGGGGCCGAGAGTTATCGTAGCATTAAAGAGCTGATTGATTCCGGCTATGTGGAAAAATGGCAGGGGAAAGAAATCATCGATCCTTTCCGGGGGGAAGTTGCGTTTGATTCGGTGACTTTCAGCTATGACGAGGAGAAAGATCCGGTAATTCGCGACTTTTCGATCAAGATCCAGTCGGGCGAGCACGTTGCATTTGTTGGCCCCAGCGGGTCGGGGAAAAGTACCTTGGTCAGCTTGATGCTTGGTTTCTACGCGCCCACAATTGGTGAAATCCGGGTGGATGGTGTGCCTCAGGAGCAATTGGCCATTCGGGTTTTTCGCCAGACTTGTGCGATTGTCATGCAGGATAACTTGCTGCTCTCGGGGTCGTTGTTGGACAATATTCGGTTTGGTAAGCCGAATGCCACCATGGACGAGGTGTTTGAAGCGGCAAAAAATGCCAATGCTCTCGAATTTATTGAGCAGTTGCCGGAGGGTTTTCAGACTAAAGTCGGTGAACGTGGGGTGAGTTTGTCTGGAGGCCAACGGCAGCGCATCGCGATTGCTCGGGCACTCCTGCGCGATCCGAAGATATTGATTCTCGATGAAGCGACCAGTGCGCTCGACTACGAGAGTGAAAAGACGGTGCAGGAAGCGATCGATCGTCTCGCCAAGGGACGCACGACGATTACCATCGCACACCGGTTGAGTACGATTCGCGCGGCGGATCGCATCGTTGTCTTGCAGAACGGATCCATTGTGAGCCAGGGCAGCTGGGACGAGTTGGCGGAGCAGGAGGGGGCGTTCAAGGACCTGTTGGATGCCCAAAGCTAA
- a CDS encoding tetratricopeptide repeat protein: MAKRDSYQFELGFFESLHKRMPRDVKVVSILAHLYTHTGQIDSGLKMDRKLVRLTPEDPVAHYNLACSLTLKDRRADAVKVLRDAISLGYKDFEWMRNDPDLADLQDYPGYRQLLCDLGIG; this comes from the coding sequence ATGGCGAAGCGGGATAGCTACCAGTTCGAACTGGGATTCTTTGAGTCTTTGCACAAGCGTATGCCTCGGGACGTCAAGGTTGTGTCGATTCTGGCTCACTTGTACACGCATACAGGGCAAATCGATTCCGGTCTTAAAATGGATCGCAAACTGGTCCGCCTGACGCCGGAGGACCCGGTTGCCCATTATAATCTGGCCTGCAGTCTTACCCTGAAGGATCGGCGGGCGGATGCGGTTAAGGTGTTGAGGGATGCGATTTCGCTGGGCTATAAGGATTTCGAGTGGATGCGTAATGATCCGGATCTGGCCGATCTGCAGGATTATCCGGGCTATCGGCAACTTTTATGTGATTTGGGGATTGGCTAG
- the rpmA gene encoding 50S ribosomal protein L27 — protein MAHKKGQGTSRNGRDSASKRLGVKKFGGEKVVAGNIIMRQRGTRYHPGVNVGMGRDHTLFALKDGAVAFDTAHRKINVVEA, from the coding sequence ATGGCACACAAAAAAGGACAAGGAACTTCACGTAACGGACGCGACAGCGCATCCAAGCGCCTCGGCGTTAAGAAATTCGGTGGCGAGAAAGTCGTAGCCGGCAACATCATCATGCGCCAACGAGGCACACGCTATCATCCCGGCGTCAATGTCGGCATGGGTCGTGACCACACGCTCTTCGCTCTGAAGGACGGCGCCGTTGCCTTCGACACCGCACACCGCAAGATCAACGTCGTCGAAGCCTAA
- a CDS encoding dodecin yields the protein MSDHVYKKIELVGSSKQSIEAAVNNAVHTAADSVRNIRWLEVNEIRGHVVDGKVDHWQVGVKLGFTLEKKDSPETLEEKHHHEEVDEAITSATGGSALTHK from the coding sequence ATGTCTGACCACGTCTACAAGAAAATCGAATTGGTCGGTTCGTCCAAACAATCCATCGAAGCCGCCGTCAACAATGCGGTGCATACCGCAGCCGACAGCGTACGCAACATACGCTGGCTGGAAGTGAACGAAATCCGCGGCCACGTCGTCGACGGCAAAGTCGACCACTGGCAAGTCGGCGTCAAACTCGGCTTCACCTTGGAAAAGAAGGACTCACCCGAAACGCTCGAAGAGAAGCACCATCACGAAGAAGTGGATGAAGCCATCACCAGTGCGACCGGCGGCTCCGCGCTGACGCACAAATAG